A portion of the Oscillospiraceae bacterium genome contains these proteins:
- a CDS encoding NADH peroxidase: MKKYVCTVCGYIAEGEIPAQCPVCKAPASAFVEKKGNTYVTEHVVGIGKAEGVPQEIVDGLRANFEGECSEVGMYLAMARVAEREGYPEIAEAYKRYAYEEADHASRFAELLGEVVTDSTKKNLMMRAEAECGACSGKMDLAKKAKALNLDAIHDTVHEMAKDEARHGRGFEGLLKRYFNTEV, encoded by the coding sequence ATGAAGAAATATGTTTGCACCGTCTGTGGTTATATTGCTGAGGGCGAGATCCCTGCTCAGTGCCCCGTTTGCAAGGCTCCTGCCTCCGCTTTTGTTGAGAAGAAGGGCAACACCTATGTCACCGAGCACGTTGTAGGCATCGGCAAGGCTGAGGGTGTGCCCCAGGAGATCGTGGACGGTCTGCGCGCCAACTTTGAGGGTGAGTGCAGCGAGGTCGGCATGTACCTGGCCATGGCCCGTGTGGCAGAGCGTGAGGGCTACCCCGAGATCGCCGAGGCTTACAAGCGCTACGCTTATGAGGAAGCTGACCATGCATCCCGCTTTGCCGAGCTGCTGGGCGAGGTCGTGACCGACAGCACCAAGAAGAACCTGATGATGCGTGCCGAGGCCGAGTGCGGTGCCTGCTCCGGCAAGATGGACCTGGCCAAGAAGGCAAAGGCCCTGAACCTGGATGCCATCCATGACACCGTCCATGAGATGGCGAAGGACGAGGCTCGTCACGGCCGCGGCTTCGAGGGCCTGCTGAAGCG